In a genomic window of Styela clava chromosome 7, kaStyClav1.hap1.2, whole genome shotgun sequence:
- the LOC120327677 gene encoding DNA repair protein complementing XP-A cells-like, whose translation MEALVGADCHQKDDARQKLTPALKARMERNRQKALLLRQSRLAENSVSGDTAVRKSGVAHKLVDTGGGFFIEEDEESHHTTKYKRVEEPAPALCGDENICEDCNNKFRESYLLKTFNHPTCDKCKDLDEKHKLITKTEAKSKYQLNDIDLEKREPILKFFSRKNPHNSRWGEMKLYLESQVKERALEIYDSFQEIEEKRETKNVKKEAARKKKYQKVLNNLRKEVRSSLYTKDMGNHEHDYGLETCKDDENDIWTKTCKTCGHELTYEKM comes from the exons atggaAGCACTTGTTGGTGCTGACTGCCATCAAAAGGATGATGCAAGACAGAAATTAACACCTGCTTTGAAAGCTAGAATGGAAAGGAATCGCCAAAAGGCGTTATTGTTACGACAATCAAGGCTTGCAGAAAATAGTGTGAGCGGAGATACTGCAG TAAGGAAATCAGGTGTAGCACACAAACTTGTTGATACAGGAGGAGGATTTTTCATTGAAGAGGATGAAGAATCACATCATACAACA AAGTACAAAAGAGTTGAAGAGCCAGCTCCAGCATTATGtggtgatgaaaatatttgtgaagATTGCAACAATAAGTTCAGGGAATCTTATCTTTTAAAAACTTTTAATCATCCAACCTGTGATAAATGTAAAGACCttgatgaaaaacataaattgataacaaaaacagAAGCAAAAAGCAAATACCAATTGAATGATATTGACTTGGAAAAGCGAGAGccgatattgaaatttttttcaagaaaaaatcCTCACAATTCTAGATGGggtgaaatgaaattatatcTGGAGTCGCAA GTCAAAGAGCGAGCCCTTGAAATTTATGATTCTTTccaagaaattgaagaaaaacgtgaaacaaaaaatgtcaaaaaggAGGCTGCAAGAAAGAAAAAGTATCAGAAAGTTTTGAATAACTTGCGAAAGGAAGTTCGAAGCAGTTTATATACAAAAGACATGGGCAATCATGAACATGACTATGGACTTGAAACTTGCAAAGATGATGAAAATGATATTTGGACAAAGACCTGCAAAACCTGTGGTCATGAGTTGACTTATGAGAAAATGTGA
- the LOC120327676 gene encoding CAAX prenyl protease 1 homolog: MDVFLPVLFFSWIMYFWETYLSKRQHKMYEAVQALPKELTSVIDSKTFEKSRVYAIDKSNYEFWNGLFGQVIMTTVLWFGGLPFVWDLSGAILDKVGLDENNEIVHSLVFALLGNIFSLIIDLPWKFYYTFVVEEKHGFNKMTVGFFFKDLIKKTLVYEAINLPIMSLIIYIVKSGGDYFFIYAWLMVFIISMILLHIYPEYIAPLFDKYTPLPEGDLKKKIEELADSLDYPLKKLYVVEGSKRSSHSNAYMYGFHKNKRIVLFDTLLEDYTPVTRTESMKDTSDTDETGKDSKTEDGHDKEKKKIGCNTEEVVAVLGHELGHWYYSHMVKNLVIIQLNIFLMFFVFGKLMNLRQLYVGFGFSDFQPILIRLYVVFSFIFSPFNEIMSFVMNVLSRRFEFQADEFAVNLGKREQLKTALLKLFKDNLAFPVADWLYSTRHFSHPPLLERLRGMDDVKQKSE, translated from the coding sequence ATGGATGTGTTTCTTccagttttgtttttttcatggATTATGTACTTTTGGGAgacatatttatcaaaaagacAACACAAAATGTATGAAGCTGTGCAAGCTTTACCAAAAGAGCTGACATCTGTTATTGATTCGAAAACTTTCGAAAAATCTCGTGTTTATGCGATTGACAAAAGCAACTACGAATTCTGGAATGGCTTGTTCGGTCAGGTTATTATGACCACTGTTTTATGGTTTGGAGGTTTACCATTTGTCTGGGATTTATCTGGAGCAATTTTGGATAAAGTGGGACTTGATGAAAACAACGAGATTGTACATTCACTGGTGTTTGCACTCCTTGGAAACATATTTTCTCTTATAATTGACTTACCCTGGAAATTTTACTACACATTTGTAGTCGAGGAAAAACACGGATTCAACAAAATGACAGTTGGATTCTTTTTTAAAGATTTGATCAAAAAGACATTAGTGTATGAAGCAATTAACCTTCCCATCATGTCTTTAATTATTTACATCGTAAAATCTGGGGGTGACTACTTCTTCATATATGCCTGGCTAATGGTGTTCATCATCTCAATGATACTATTACACATCTATCCTGAGTATATCGCACCactttttgataaatatactCCACTTCCAGAAGGTGACCTGAAGAAGAAAATTGAAGAACTGGCAGATAGTTTAGATTACCCGTTAAAGAAGCTGTATGTTGTTGAAGGATCAAAGAGGTCATCGCATAGTAATGCATATATGTATGGATTTCATAAGAACAAAAGAATAGTTCTCTTTGATACGCTGCTCGAAGATTATACTCCTGTAACAAGAACAGAATCAATGAAAGACACATCTGATACTGATGAGACTGGAAAGGATTCAAAAACAGAAGATGGGCATGACAAGGAGAAGAAAAAAATTGGTTGTAATACGGAAGAGGTGGTTGCAGTGCTTGGTCATGAATTAGGCCATTGGTATTACTCTCACATGGTCAAGAACCTGGTCATTATCCAGTTGAAcatatttctcatgtttttcgTTTTTGGAAAACTTATGAATCTTAGACAACTCTATGTAGGTTTCGGGTTTAGTGATTTTCAGCCAATCCTAATCCGTTTATAtgttgtgttttcatttattttctctCCATTCAATGAAATCATGTCTTTCGTGATGAATGTGCTCAGTCGCCGATTCGAATTTCAAGCTGACGAATTTGCGGTCAACTTGGGGAAACGGGAACAACtgaaaacagctttattgaagTTGTTCAAGGACAATCTAGCATTTCCTGTTGCTGACTGGTTGTATTCAACCAGACATTTCTCTCATCCTcctcttcttgaaagacttcgTGGCATGGATGATGTGAAACAGAAATCTGAGTAA